From the Bacillus tuaregi genome, one window contains:
- a CDS encoding Asp23/Gls24 family envelope stress response protein, whose product MSIELKTTYGQIDISNEVIATIAGGAAVDCYGIVGMASKNQIKDGLTDILRKENFTRGVIVRQEEEKVHIDMYIIVSYGTKISEIAHNVQSKVKYTLDKTVGLAVDTVNIYVQGVRVTNP is encoded by the coding sequence ATGTCCATCGAATTAAAAACTACTTACGGACAAATAGATATATCAAATGAAGTGATTGCCACCATTGCTGGCGGTGCGGCAGTAGATTGTTACGGAATTGTCGGAATGGCATCAAAAAATCAAATCAAAGATGGTTTAACAGATATTTTACGAAAAGAAAACTTTACCCGCGGCGTTATCGTGCGTCAAGAGGAAGAAAAAGTACATATCGATATGTATATCATTGTTAGCTACGGAACAAAAATTTCTGAGATTGCCCACAATGTACAATCAAAAGTGAAATATACATTGGATAAAACAGTTGGACTTGCCGTTGACACAGTAAATATATACGTTCAGGGTGTTCGTGTAACGAATCCGTAG
- the rpmB gene encoding 50S ribosomal protein L28 — MPRKCVVTGKKTTTGNARSHAMNANKRTWGANLQKVRILVNGKPKRVWVSARALKSGKVERV; from the coding sequence ATGCCACGTAAATGTGTTGTAACTGGTAAAAAAACAACTACAGGTAACGCACGCTCCCATGCAATGAACGCTAACAAACGTACTTGGGGTGCAAACCTTCAAAAAGTTCGTATTCTTGTAAACGGAAAGCCAAAGCGTGTTTGGGTTTCAGCAAGAGCGTTAAAATCAGGTAAGGTTGAACGTGTATAA
- the spoVM gene encoding stage V sporulation protein SpoVM, which translates to MKFYTIKLPKFLGGLVRAMLGTFKKG; encoded by the coding sequence ATGAAATTTTATACAATTAAGTTGCCTAAATTTTTAGGCGGTCTTGTCCGGGCGATGTTAGGTACTTTTAAAAAGGGATGA
- a CDS encoding thiamine diphosphokinase, giving the protein MIIHLIGGGPDNLLPDLSFFQEQNIIWAGVDRGVYTLIEHGIKPDIAFGDFDSVTEMEYSIIKSTVTELNQYQPEKDETDMEHALKWAIKQEPHIIRMFGTTGGRLDHMFGNIQLLMDNSMNYQDIHIEMIDVQNTIFIRPPGEHTLQKVTEKKYISFIPLTGEVKGITLTGFKYPLYNRHISIGSTLCISNELLGDSGTFSFSKGILMIVRSTD; this is encoded by the coding sequence GTGATTATACATTTAATTGGTGGTGGTCCGGACAATCTTCTGCCGGATCTCTCCTTTTTTCAAGAGCAGAATATTATTTGGGCAGGGGTTGATCGTGGCGTCTATACGTTAATTGAACATGGAATTAAACCAGATATAGCATTTGGAGATTTTGATTCTGTTACCGAGATGGAATACTCCATCATAAAGAGTACAGTAACAGAGTTAAATCAATATCAACCTGAGAAGGATGAAACCGACATGGAGCATGCCCTTAAATGGGCTATTAAACAGGAACCCCATATCATCCGTATGTTTGGTACCACTGGGGGAAGGCTCGATCATATGTTTGGAAATATTCAATTACTCATGGATAATAGTATGAACTATCAGGATATTCATATTGAAATGATTGATGTGCAAAACACGATTTTCATTCGTCCTCCTGGGGAGCATACCCTTCAAAAGGTGACGGAGAAAAAATATATTTCTTTTATTCCCTTAACCGGTGAAGTAAAGGGCATTACACTAACGGGGTTTAAATATCCTTTATACAATCGTCATATTTCGATTGGCTCGACATTATGTATTAGTAATGAGCTTCTTGGTGATTCTGGTACTTTTTCTTTTTCTAAAGGCATATTAATGATTGTAAGAAGTACTGATTAA
- the rpe gene encoding ribulose-phosphate 3-epimerase → MIKIAPSILSADFSKLGDEIKDVEKGGADYIHVDVMDGHYVPNITIGPLIVESVRPVTKLPLDVHLMIENPDDYIEAFAKAGADYITVHVEACVHLHRTIQLIKSFGVKAGVVLNPATPVQLIEHIIEDIDMVLLMSVNPGFGGQKFIPSVLTKIKQVKEMIDEKGLNVEIEVDGGVNEETAPLCIQAGATVLVAGSAVYGQADRGQAIAALKG, encoded by the coding sequence ATGATAAAAATTGCACCATCTATACTTTCTGCTGATTTCTCTAAATTGGGAGACGAGATTAAGGACGTTGAAAAGGGAGGCGCTGATTACATCCATGTGGATGTAATGGACGGTCACTATGTTCCAAATATCACCATCGGGCCATTGATTGTGGAAAGTGTTAGACCTGTTACAAAGCTGCCCCTTGATGTTCATTTAATGATTGAAAATCCGGATGACTATATTGAGGCCTTTGCTAAAGCAGGTGCAGATTATATTACGGTTCATGTCGAGGCATGTGTTCATCTCCACCGGACAATCCAATTAATTAAATCATTCGGTGTGAAAGCAGGAGTTGTCTTAAATCCGGCGACACCGGTTCAACTGATTGAACATATTATTGAGGATATTGACATGGTGTTACTAATGTCAGTAAACCCTGGATTTGGCGGGCAAAAATTTATCCCATCAGTCCTCACTAAAATAAAGCAAGTAAAGGAAATGATTGACGAAAAAGGCCTGAATGTTGAAATTGAGGTTGATGGCGGTGTGAATGAAGAAACGGCTCCTCTTTGTATTCAAGCGGGCGCTACGGTGTTAGTTGCAGGCTCAGCTGTTTATGGTCAGGCTGATCGTGGACAAGCCATTGCTGCATTAAAAGGGTAA
- the rsgA gene encoding ribosome small subunit-dependent GTPase A yields MPEGKIVKALSGFYYVLSNDKLVQCRGRGVFRKNKITPLVGDEVVFQADNDTEGYILEIKERKNELVRPPIANVDQAILVFSAVEPDFSTSLLDRFLVLIEYHQIRPLICITKMDLANEAEKNRIHQFADDYRKAGYDVLLTSSETAEGINELFPYIKGEISVFAGQSGVGKSSLLNVLRPDLSLKTNDISNHLGRGKHTTRHVELIHIGEGLVADTPGFSSLEFTEIEVEDLNYCFPEIQTLSKACKFRGCLHISEPRCAVKASYENGELPAYRYEHYLEFLDEIKNRKPRY; encoded by the coding sequence ATGCCTGAAGGTAAAATTGTGAAAGCATTGAGTGGTTTTTATTATGTCTTGAGTAATGATAAATTAGTTCAATGTCGAGGTCGTGGAGTGTTTCGAAAAAACAAAATTACACCCTTAGTTGGGGATGAGGTCGTCTTTCAGGCTGATAATGATACGGAGGGCTATATCCTTGAAATTAAGGAGCGGAAAAATGAGCTAGTCCGCCCACCAATTGCAAATGTTGATCAAGCAATCCTTGTGTTTTCAGCTGTCGAACCTGACTTCAGCACTTCTTTACTAGATCGGTTCCTTGTTCTGATCGAATATCATCAGATTCGACCATTGATTTGTATTACGAAAATGGATTTGGCAAATGAAGCTGAAAAAAACAGGATTCACCAATTTGCAGATGATTATCGGAAAGCTGGATATGATGTATTGTTAACCTCTTCCGAGACGGCTGAAGGAATAAATGAACTATTCCCTTACATAAAAGGAGAAATTTCTGTTTTTGCAGGTCAGTCTGGGGTTGGTAAATCCTCTTTGTTAAATGTACTTCGTCCTGATTTGAGCTTAAAGACAAATGATATTTCTAACCATCTTGGCAGGGGGAAACATACAACACGACATGTTGAATTAATTCACATTGGTGAGGGACTAGTCGCAGACACTCCTGGCTTTAGTTCTTTAGAGTTTACAGAAATTGAAGTGGAGGATTTGAATTATTGTTTTCCTGAAATTCAAACCCTCAGTAAAGCATGTAAGTTTCGGGGGTGTCTGCATATCTCGGAGCCAAGATGTGCCGTAAAAGCGAGCTACGAAAATGGGGAACTGCCAGCCTATCGTTATGAACATTATCTAGAATTTCTAGATGAAATTAAAAATAGAAAGCCGAGGTATTAA
- the pknB gene encoding Stk1 family PASTA domain-containing Ser/Thr kinase, translating to MMIGKRISGRYKVLEMVGGGGMANVYLAHDMILDRDVAVKVLRLDFANNDEFIRRFHREAQSATSLAHPNIVNIFDVGEEEDSIYYIVMEYVKGQTLKEYIQKHSPIPIDAALDIMQQLTSAILHAHQNHIIHRDIKPQNILVDQSGIVKITDFGIAMALSATSITQTNSVLGSVHYLSPEQARGGVATNKSDIYSLGIVMFELLTGRLPFSGESAVSIALKHLQSETPSLRRWNPSIPQSVENIVLKATAKDPFHRYSSVEEMAEDIRTALDPNRLDEPKFSVPLDIDATKAIPIITDDRPYSNLDETIVHEKDGKQNTESIPVKATVTGKDKKKNKKLPIILFSVLSILIILAVLTITVLPALFSPKDIEIPDVSGLELDQAVSELVTAGFVIGETKEMSHEELEEGFVVKTEPKAGKKVKEGTKVTIFESSGKPTFELLDYTGRLYDDVVTLLKDKGFKDIRKTEAFDETAAAGTILKQNYPSGEEVIPDETVLEFTISKGPALIEVKDLNGYNAALVKTYAESVGLEADVSQEEFSETIPKGLVISQTPEPGATVKKGSKITVIISKGPEEIPPKTVTKEIDIPYEPEVDGVPQEVQIFIEDMNKSMTEADETFYITENTKKVIELMIVHDKSAGYKVMRDKNVILEETVPYPE from the coding sequence ATGATGATTGGGAAGAGAATAAGTGGTCGCTATAAAGTATTAGAGATGGTTGGCGGCGGTGGAATGGCTAATGTCTATTTAGCCCATGACATGATTCTAGATAGAGATGTGGCAGTGAAGGTGTTACGGCTTGACTTCGCAAATAATGATGAATTTATTCGCCGCTTTCACCGTGAAGCGCAATCGGCGACAAGCCTTGCACATCCAAACATCGTTAATATATTTGATGTTGGAGAAGAGGAAGACTCCATCTATTATATAGTCATGGAATATGTGAAAGGACAAACTCTCAAAGAATACATACAAAAGCACTCACCCATACCGATTGATGCTGCTCTTGATATTATGCAGCAGCTTACTTCAGCGATTTTACATGCCCATCAAAATCATATAATCCACCGCGATATTAAACCACAAAATATTCTTGTGGATCAAAGTGGAATTGTCAAAATTACTGATTTCGGTATTGCCATGGCATTAAGCGCAACAAGTATAACCCAAACTAATTCAGTTCTTGGTTCTGTTCATTATTTGTCACCTGAACAAGCGAGAGGGGGAGTCGCAACTAATAAATCGGATATATATTCACTTGGGATTGTGATGTTCGAATTATTAACTGGCAGACTACCATTTTCCGGAGAATCTGCTGTTTCCATTGCATTAAAGCATTTACAGTCTGAAACTCCATCATTGCGAAGATGGAACCCTTCTATACCGCAAAGCGTAGAAAATATCGTATTAAAAGCAACGGCCAAGGACCCCTTCCATCGTTATTCGAGCGTCGAGGAGATGGCTGAAGATATAAGAACGGCTTTGGACCCAAACCGATTAGATGAACCTAAGTTTTCAGTTCCTTTGGATATTGATGCAACAAAGGCAATTCCAATTATTACAGATGATCGGCCTTATTCTAATCTTGATGAAACGATTGTCCATGAAAAAGATGGCAAACAGAATACTGAATCGATACCAGTAAAAGCAACCGTTACTGGTAAGGATAAAAAGAAAAATAAAAAATTGCCTATAATATTATTTTCTGTACTAAGCATACTAATTATTCTTGCCGTCTTAACGATTACAGTACTTCCAGCGCTTTTCTCACCAAAGGATATCGAAATTCCGGACGTATCCGGATTGGAATTGGATCAAGCTGTTTCAGAGCTTGTGACAGCTGGGTTTGTGATAGGTGAAACAAAAGAAATGAGCCATGAAGAGCTGGAAGAGGGTTTTGTTGTAAAAACAGAACCAAAGGCAGGTAAAAAGGTAAAGGAAGGAACAAAAGTTACCATTTTTGAAAGCTCCGGAAAACCAACCTTTGAGTTATTGGATTATACAGGTAGACTATATGATGATGTAGTTACCCTCTTAAAGGATAAGGGCTTTAAGGATATTAGAAAAACGGAGGCTTTTGACGAGACAGCTGCTGCTGGTACTATTCTAAAGCAAAATTATCCTTCCGGTGAAGAAGTAATTCCTGATGAAACGGTCCTTGAATTTACGATATCAAAAGGACCTGCTTTGATTGAGGTTAAGGATTTAAATGGCTATAATGCAGCCTTGGTTAAAACCTATGCTGAGTCTGTAGGATTAGAGGCTGATGTATCCCAGGAGGAATTCAGTGAAACTATACCAAAAGGTCTTGTTATTTCTCAAACACCTGAGCCTGGTGCAACGGTGAAAAAAGGTTCGAAAATAACGGTTATCATATCAAAAGGACCTGAGGAAATACCGCCAAAAACAGTGACCAAGGAAATTGATATTCCTTATGAGCCAGAAGTGGATGGGGTGCCACAGGAAGTACAGATTTTTATTGAAGATATGAACAAAAGTATGACCGAGGCGGATGAGACGTTTTATATTACAGAAAACACTAAAAAAGTGATTGAATTAATGATTGTTCATGATAAATCAGCTGGTTATAAGGTAATGCGCGATAAAAATGTCATTCTTGAAGAAACTGTTCCATACCCCGAATAA
- a CDS encoding Stp1/IreP family PP2C-type Ser/Thr phosphatase, with protein MRTIFVTDKGKIRQHNEDSGGIFYSQSGHRLAIVADGMGGHRAGDVASKMALIKLQEEWEKTSMIETAEQAENWLSNHIHEVNLSLYEHSKNNPECEGMGTTIVAAIITELFATIAHIGDSRCYILNESGFSQVTEDHSLVNELVRSGEITKEDAENHPRKNVLLRALGTETSVEMDIKTILFEEGDRLLLCSDGLSNKVSETEIVDILQTNFTIDEKANRLIKLANDNGGEDNITLIIVEYYLDGFMGDVQ; from the coding sequence ATGAGGACTATTTTCGTGACAGATAAAGGGAAAATCCGTCAGCACAATGAAGATAGCGGTGGAATCTTCTATAGTCAATCCGGTCATCGACTTGCCATTGTAGCAGATGGGATGGGAGGACACCGTGCTGGCGATGTCGCAAGTAAAATGGCCTTGATAAAGCTGCAGGAAGAATGGGAAAAAACAAGTATGATTGAAACCGCTGAACAAGCTGAAAACTGGTTAAGCAATCATATTCATGAGGTTAATCTTTCTCTCTATGAACATTCAAAAAATAATCCAGAATGTGAGGGTATGGGCACAACAATTGTGGCAGCTATTATAACAGAATTATTTGCCACGATTGCCCATATTGGTGACAGCCGCTGCTATATCTTAAATGAGTCTGGATTCTCTCAAGTTACAGAAGACCATTCGCTTGTGAATGAGCTTGTTCGCTCAGGTGAAATCACAAAAGAAGACGCAGAAAACCATCCGCGTAAGAATGTATTGTTGAGAGCCTTGGGCACGGAGACCTCAGTTGAAATGGATATAAAAACAATCCTGTTTGAGGAAGGTGACCGTTTATTACTTTGCTCAGATGGGTTGTCAAATAAGGTGTCTGAGACGGAAATAGTCGATATTCTGCAGACGAATTTTACGATTGATGAAAAAGCTAATAGGCTCATTAAACTCGCTAATGATAATGGTGGTGAGGATAATATCACGTTGATCATCGTTGAATATTATCTTGATGGCTTTATGGGTGATGTCCAATGA
- the rlmN gene encoding 23S rRNA (adenine(2503)-C(2))-methyltransferase RlmN: MMENLTTENQTNQSQKPSIYSLQLAELKEWLKEHNEKAFRAEQIFDWLYQKRVTDFTQMSNLSKNLRDILSDHFTLTTLNTIVQQESADGTIKFLFELHDGYSIETVLMRHDYGNSVCVTTQVGCRIGCTFCASTLGGLKRHLEAGEIVAQVVKVQQALDETDERVSSVVIMGIGEPFDNFDNMLSFLKIINHDQGLNIGARHITVSTSGIIPKIYQFADENLQINFAISLHAPNTELRSRLMPINKAYKLPDLMEAVRYYINKTGRRVSFEYGLFGGVNDQVEHAKELAQLIKGIKCHVNLIPVNYVPERDYVRTPRDQIFLFEKTLKDAGVNVTIRREQGSDIDAACGQLRAKERKEETR; the protein is encoded by the coding sequence ATGATGGAGAATTTAACAACCGAGAATCAAACAAACCAAAGCCAAAAGCCCTCCATTTATTCCTTGCAGCTTGCAGAGTTAAAGGAATGGTTAAAGGAGCATAACGAGAAGGCATTTCGAGCGGAGCAGATTTTTGATTGGTTATACCAAAAAAGAGTGACTGATTTTACGCAGATGAGCAATTTGTCTAAGAATTTAAGGGATATTCTATCCGATCATTTTACTTTGACAACTTTAAATACTATCGTACAACAAGAGTCGGCAGATGGAACCATTAAATTTTTATTTGAGCTTCATGATGGTTATTCGATTGAAACGGTATTAATGCGGCATGACTATGGTAATTCTGTATGTGTGACGACTCAGGTTGGCTGTCGCATCGGCTGTACGTTTTGTGCGTCAACGCTTGGAGGGCTCAAGCGGCATTTAGAAGCAGGAGAAATCGTAGCTCAAGTTGTTAAAGTTCAACAGGCCCTTGACGAGACAGACGAACGTGTCAGCTCTGTGGTGATTATGGGAATCGGTGAGCCCTTTGATAACTTTGATAATATGCTTTCCTTCTTGAAAATTATTAACCATGATCAAGGCTTAAATATTGGGGCAAGACATATTACAGTATCAACGAGCGGGATTATTCCGAAAATTTACCAATTTGCCGATGAAAATCTGCAAATTAACTTTGCTATTTCCCTCCATGCACCAAATACTGAATTACGAAGCCGTTTAATGCCGATTAATAAGGCCTATAAACTTCCAGATTTGATGGAGGCCGTACGTTATTATATTAATAAAACCGGTAGAAGAGTTAGCTTCGAATATGGATTATTTGGCGGAGTCAATGACCAGGTGGAGCATGCAAAAGAATTAGCGCAGCTAATCAAAGGGATAAAGTGTCACGTGAACTTAATCCCAGTCAATTATGTACCTGAACGGGACTATGTTCGCACACCACGTGATCAAATTTTTCTATTTGAGAAAACGTTAAAAGATGCAGGGGTGAATGTCACAATCCGCCGAGAACAAGGCTCAGATATAGATGCAGCTTGCGGACAGCTTCGTGCAAAGGAACGAAAAGAAGAGACGAGGTGA
- the rsmB gene encoding 16S rRNA (cytosine(967)-C(5))-methyltransferase RsmB produces the protein MNNKRKKNVREAVLEILEMIEKNQSYSNLLLNNVIKKNELETKDIGLLTELTYGTLQRKLTLDYYLSPFLTNSKKMEMWVRQLLRMTVYQMVYLDKVPDRAAIYEAVEIAKKRGHKGIASLVNGVLRSLQRKGLPSFEMIEDPIERLAVSTSHPLWLVKRWVHQFGFESTKEMCEINLTAPVMTARVNTTKVTREKCLTLLVDEGYAVEPSPTVPEAILCYKGNLAHSNAFKQGFLTIQDESSMLVAISLGIEENQHVLDACAAPGGKSTHIAERLKGSGEVISLDLHEHKVRLIKENAERLGLTNIKAKPLDSRTIQQHYERESFDRILLDAPCSGFGVMRRKPDIKYTKKEADVLHLQKIQKTLLESVSPLLRKGGILVYSTCTIDQEENQQVVDSFLKQHPEFERDETVKERLPEVIKPLVKDGEIQILPQHMNSDGFYIACLRKKV, from the coding sequence ATGAATAATAAACGCAAAAAAAATGTACGTGAAGCAGTACTTGAGATTTTGGAGATGATTGAAAAAAATCAATCCTACAGTAATTTACTGTTAAATAATGTCATCAAAAAAAATGAACTGGAGACAAAAGACATTGGCTTATTAACAGAATTAACATATGGTACGCTGCAAAGAAAGCTGACGCTGGATTATTATTTATCTCCATTTTTAACAAATAGTAAAAAGATGGAGATGTGGGTAAGACAATTGTTAAGAATGACGGTTTATCAAATGGTGTACTTGGATAAAGTACCGGACAGGGCAGCTATTTATGAGGCAGTTGAAATTGCTAAAAAGCGTGGTCATAAAGGAATCGCTAGTCTTGTGAATGGTGTTCTACGCAGTCTTCAACGAAAAGGTCTTCCTTCCTTTGAGATGATTGAGGACCCAATTGAAAGGCTGGCTGTTTCAACAAGTCATCCTCTTTGGCTTGTCAAGCGTTGGGTGCATCAGTTTGGCTTCGAAAGCACAAAAGAAATGTGTGAAATCAATTTAACTGCACCGGTTATGACCGCTCGTGTAAATACAACAAAAGTAACCAGAGAAAAATGTTTAACGCTTTTAGTGGACGAGGGCTATGCAGTCGAGCCAAGCCCTACGGTTCCGGAGGCGATTCTTTGTTACAAAGGAAACCTTGCTCATTCTAATGCTTTTAAACAGGGATTCCTAACCATTCAGGATGAAAGCTCGATGCTTGTTGCCATTTCGCTTGGTATCGAGGAAAACCAGCACGTTCTTGATGCCTGTGCAGCGCCGGGTGGAAAGTCGACACATATTGCTGAAAGGTTAAAGGGCTCAGGTGAAGTCATATCCCTTGATTTACATGAACATAAGGTAAGGCTTATAAAGGAAAATGCTGAGAGGTTAGGTTTGACAAATATTAAAGCAAAACCGCTTGACAGCAGAACCATTCAGCAACATTATGAAAGGGAATCCTTTGACCGGATTCTTTTAGATGCCCCTTGTTCAGGTTTTGGCGTGATGAGAAGAAAACCAGATATTAAATATACAAAAAAAGAAGCAGATGTTTTACACCTGCAAAAAATTCAAAAAACATTACTAGAATCTGTTTCCCCTTTATTAAGAAAAGGTGGTATTCTAGTTTACAGTACTTGTACAATTGACCAAGAAGAAAATCAGCAGGTGGTCGATTCGTTTTTAAAGCAGCATCCCGAATTTGAACGGGACGAGACGGTTAAAGAGCGATTGCCTGAAGTGATAAAACCGCTTGTAAAAGATGGAGAAATACAAATTTTACCCCAGCATATGAATTCTGATGGTTTTTATATTGCTTGTTTAAGGAAGAAGGTGTAA